One genomic region from Equus asinus isolate D_3611 breed Donkey chromosome 8, EquAss-T2T_v2, whole genome shotgun sequence encodes:
- the PI16 gene encoding peptidase inhibitor 16 has translation MLGVDSALPETLCEPGQASRHSLSHPPQPGWCLCGKDFKSSCQTPGWERQRVLATMHSSHSLLALLLPLLLLLVAIIGPAGALSDDEKHVMVKLHNLYRAQVSPPAADMLQMRWDEELAAFAKAYAQQCIWGHNKERGRRGENLFAITDEAMDVPLAVEQWYQEHDHYNLSAGTCDPGQMCGHYTQVVWAKTERIGCGSHFCEKLQGVEETNIQLLVCNYEPPGNVKRQRPYQEGTPCSQCPSGYHCEISLCEPIRGPEEAQDLPYLVTEAPSSLATEVPSVLATHSQLSLDEGPATFPKSTHDPTPKSADREASRTRMPSRSPESSLHPKVSLTGTQEPLPYSLEEGEAEAELPPSTEVSASVIPVQDEPGELQATLDHMGHTSSKSLPNSPNTSATANATGGRTLVLQSSLPGAEGPGKPGIKSGLNSGGGRVWVPLLGLLLLPPLVLAGIF, from the exons ATGCTGGGAGTGGACTCAGCCCTCCCCGAGACATTGTGTGAGCCGGGCCAGGCCTCCAGACACAgcctctcccacccaccccagccaGGGTGGTGCTTGTGTGGGAAGGACTTTAAATCCAGCTGCCAGACCCCTggatgggagaggcagagagtTCTGGCCACCATGCACAGCTCTCACAGTCTCTTGGCGCtcctgctgccgctgctgctacTGCTGGTGGCCATCATAGGCCCCGCTGGAGCCCTCAGTGATGATGAGAAACACGTGATGGTGAAGCTGCACAACCTCTACCGTGCCCAGGTGTCTCCACCGGCTGCCGACATGCTGCAAATG AGGTGGGACGAGGAGCTGGCCGCCTTCGCCAAGGCCTACGCGCAGCAGTGCATTTGGGGCCACAACAAGGAGCGTGGGCGGCGCGGCGAGAACCTGTTCGCCATCACGGACGAGGCCATGGACGTGCCGCTGGCCGTGGAGCAGTGGTACCAAGAGCACGACCACTACAACCTCAGCGCTGGCACCTGCGACCCGGGCCAGATGTGCGGGCACTACACGCAG GTGGTCTGGGCCAAGACCGAGCGGATTGGCTGTGGCTCCCACTTCTGCGAGAAGCTCCAGGGAGTTGAAGAGACCAACATCCAATTGCTGGTTTGCAACTACGAGCCCCC GGGGAACGTGAAGAGGCAGAGGCCCTACCAGGAGGGGACTCCGTGCTCCCAGTGTCCCTCTGGCTACCACTGTGAGATCTCCCTCTGTG AACCCATTAGAGGCCCTGAAGAGGCTCAGGATTTGCCTTACCTGGTAACTGAGGCCCCATCTTCCCTGGCAACTGAGGTCCCTTCCGTTTTGGCAACTCACAGCCAGCTCTCCTTGGATGAGGGGCCAGCCACCTTCCCCAAATCAACCCATGATCCCACCCCCAAATCAGCAGACAGAGAGGCCAGCAGGACAAGAATGCCCtccagaagcccagagagttctCTGCACCCTAAGGTGTCCCTAACAGGGACACAGGAGCCACTACCCTACTCCCTGGAGGAGGGCGAGGCTGAGGCCGAGTTACCTCCTTCCACTGAGGTCTCGGCCTCAGTTATTCCAGTCCAGGATGAGCCAGGTGAGCTGCAGGCCACACTGGACCACATGGGGCACACCTCCTCCAAGTCCCTGCCCAACTCCCCCAATACCTCTGCCACCGCTAATGCCACAGGTGGGCGTACCCTGGTCCTGCAGTCGTCCTTGCCAG GTGCAGAGGGCCCTGGAAAGCCTGGCATCAAGTCAGGGCTGAACTCGGGCGGTGGTCGTGTCTGGGTCCCTCTCCTGGGACTGCTACTACTGCCTCCCCTGGTGTTGGCTGGAATCTTCTGA
- the MTCH1 gene encoding mitochondrial carrier homolog 1 isoform X2 — protein MGALDPEVAPWARGGAAGMAGAGAGAGARGGAAAGVEARARDPPPAHRAHPRHPRPAAQPSARRMDAGSGGLGSGDNAPTTEALFVALGAGVTALSHPLLYVKLLIQVGHEPMPPTIGTNVLGRKVLYLPSFFTYAKYIVQVDGKIGLFRGLSPRLMSNALSTVTRGSMKKVFPPDEIEQVSNKDDMKTSLKKVVKETSYEMMMQCVSRMLAHPLHVISMRCMVQFVGREAKYSGVLSSIGKIFKEEGLLGFFVGLIPHLLGDVVFLWGCNLLAHFINAYLVDDSFSQALAIRSYTKFVMGIAVSMLTYPFLLVGDLMAVNNCGLQAGLPPYSPVFKSWIHCWKYLSVQGQLFRGSSLLFRRVSSGSCFALE, from the exons ATGGGGGCTTTGGACCCGGAAGTGGCGCCCTGGGCTCGCGGCGGGGCCGCGGGGATGGCGGGAGCCGGAGCGGGAGCGGGGGCTCGCGGCGGAGCGGCGGCGGGGGTCGAGGCCCGGGCTCGCGATCCGCCGCCCGCGCACCGCGCACATCCGCGCCACCCGCGGCCTGCGGCGCAGCCCTCGGCCCGCAGGATGGACGCCGGGTCCGGGGGCCTGGGCTCCGGGGACAACGCCCCGACTACCGAGGCTCTTTTCGTAGCGCTGGGAGCGGGCGTGACGGCGCTTAGCCACCCGCTTCTCTACGTGAAGCTGCTCATCCAG GTGGGTCATGAGCCGATGCCCCCCACCATTGGGACCAATGTGCTGGGGAGGAAGGTCCTCTATCTGCCGAGCTTCTTCACCTACG CAAAGTACATCGTGCAAGTGGATGGGAAGATAGGGCTGTTCCGAGGCCTGAGCCCCCGGCTGATGTCCAACGCCCTCTCCACTGTGACCCGGGGCAGCATGAAGAAG GTTTTCCCTCCAGATGAGATCGAGCAGGTTTCCAACAAGGATGACATGAAGACGTCTCTGAAGAAAGTGGTGAAGGAG acCTCCTACGAGATGATGATGCAGTGCGTGTCCCGCATGCTGGCGCACCCCCTGCATG tcaTCTCAATGCGCTGCATGGTCCAGTTTGTGGGACGGGAGGCCAAGTACAG CGGCGTGCTGAGTTCCATTGGGAAGATTTTCAAAGAGGAGGGGCTGCTGGGATTCTTTGT CGGCTTAATTCCTCACCTCCTGGGAGATGTGGTTTTCTTGTGGGGCTGTAACCTGCTGGCCCACTTCATCAATGCCTACCTGGTGGATGACAGC TTCAGCCAGGCCCTGGCCATCCGGAGCTACACCAAGTTTGTGATGGGG ATCGCAGTGAGCATGCTGACCTACCCCTTCCTGCTGGTCGGTGATCTCATGGCTGTGAACAACTGCGG GCTGCAGGCCGGGCTCCCCCCTTACTCCCCAGTGTTCAAATCCTGGATCCACTGCTGGAAGTACCTGAGTGTGCAG GGCCAGCTCTTCCGCGGCTCCAGCCTGCTTTTCCGCCGGGTGTCATCAGGATCATGCTTTGCCCTGGAGTAA
- the MTCH1 gene encoding mitochondrial carrier homolog 1 isoform X1, with protein MGALDPEVAPWARGGAAGMAGAGAGAGARGGAAAGVEARARDPPPAHRAHPRHPRPAAQPSARRMDAGSGGLGSGDNAPTTEALFVALGAGVTALSHPLLYVKLLIQVGHEPMPPTIGTNVLGRKVLYLPSFFTYAKYIVQVDGKIGLFRGLSPRLMSNALSTVTRGSMKKVFPPDEIEQVSNKDDMKTSLKKVVKETSYEMMMQCVSRMLAHPLHVISMRCMVQFVGREAKYSGVLSSIGKIFKEEGLLGFFVGLIPHLLGDVVFLWGCNLLAHFINAYLVDDSVSDTPGGLGNDQNPGSQFSQALAIRSYTKFVMGIAVSMLTYPFLLVGDLMAVNNCGLQAGLPPYSPVFKSWIHCWKYLSVQGQLFRGSSLLFRRVSSGSCFALE; from the exons ATGGGGGCTTTGGACCCGGAAGTGGCGCCCTGGGCTCGCGGCGGGGCCGCGGGGATGGCGGGAGCCGGAGCGGGAGCGGGGGCTCGCGGCGGAGCGGCGGCGGGGGTCGAGGCCCGGGCTCGCGATCCGCCGCCCGCGCACCGCGCACATCCGCGCCACCCGCGGCCTGCGGCGCAGCCCTCGGCCCGCAGGATGGACGCCGGGTCCGGGGGCCTGGGCTCCGGGGACAACGCCCCGACTACCGAGGCTCTTTTCGTAGCGCTGGGAGCGGGCGTGACGGCGCTTAGCCACCCGCTTCTCTACGTGAAGCTGCTCATCCAG GTGGGTCATGAGCCGATGCCCCCCACCATTGGGACCAATGTGCTGGGGAGGAAGGTCCTCTATCTGCCGAGCTTCTTCACCTACG CAAAGTACATCGTGCAAGTGGATGGGAAGATAGGGCTGTTCCGAGGCCTGAGCCCCCGGCTGATGTCCAACGCCCTCTCCACTGTGACCCGGGGCAGCATGAAGAAG GTTTTCCCTCCAGATGAGATCGAGCAGGTTTCCAACAAGGATGACATGAAGACGTCTCTGAAGAAAGTGGTGAAGGAG acCTCCTACGAGATGATGATGCAGTGCGTGTCCCGCATGCTGGCGCACCCCCTGCATG tcaTCTCAATGCGCTGCATGGTCCAGTTTGTGGGACGGGAGGCCAAGTACAG CGGCGTGCTGAGTTCCATTGGGAAGATTTTCAAAGAGGAGGGGCTGCTGGGATTCTTTGT CGGCTTAATTCCTCACCTCCTGGGAGATGTGGTTTTCTTGTGGGGCTGTAACCTGCTGGCCCACTTCATCAATGCCTACCTGGTGGATGACAGCGTGAGTGACACCCCAGGGGGGCTGGGAAACGACCAGAATCCAGGTTCCCAG TTCAGCCAGGCCCTGGCCATCCGGAGCTACACCAAGTTTGTGATGGGG ATCGCAGTGAGCATGCTGACCTACCCCTTCCTGCTGGTCGGTGATCTCATGGCTGTGAACAACTGCGG GCTGCAGGCCGGGCTCCCCCCTTACTCCCCAGTGTTCAAATCCTGGATCCACTGCTGGAAGTACCTGAGTGTGCAG GGCCAGCTCTTCCGCGGCTCCAGCCTGCTTTTCCGCCGGGTGTCATCAGGATCATGCTTTGCCCTGGAGTAA